The Fusobacterium polymorphum genome segment TTATTCATGTTGGAGACTACAAAAGTTACATGGAAAATCTAGCTAATAGTACAATGTCAAAAGAGGCAAAGGAAGATACTGTTAGAGTTTTAGATAAAAATTATAATAATTTCTTAGATGTAGTTTCACTAAATAGAAAGATAAGTAGAGATGATTTAGATAAAATAATAAAAGATGGAGAATTAGTTGCAGCTTCTTCTATAGATTTAATGAATAATAACTTGATTGATAAATATGCTTATTGGGACAATGTTATTTCTATGGTTGGTGGAAAAGATAAAATTATAACAATCCAAGAGTATGCAAAAAATTATTATAAAGAAGGAAGTATGGATGATTCTAATAATATCATATATGTAATTCCTTTAGAGGGAGATATTGTTGAATCTCAAACAGAAGTTTTTGCTGGTGAAGAAAACATCAATGTAAGTGAAACTTTAGAGAAATTAAATATAGCAAAAGAAAGTGATAAAGTAAAAGCGGTTGTTTTAAGAGTAAATTCTCCTGGTGGTTCTGCTTTAACATCAGATATAATAGCTGAAAAAGTTAAAGAGTTAGCAGAAGAAAAACCTGTATATGTTTCAATGTCAAGTGTAGCAGCTTCTGGTGGTTATTATATTTCTGCAAATGCAAATAAAATTTTTGTGGATAGAAACACAATAACAGGTTCTATTGGAGTTGTAAGTATACTACCAGATTTTTCAAAATTAATAACAGATAATGGAGTTAATATAGAAAAAATATCTGAGGGAGAATATTCTGATTTGTATTCATCAGATAGTTTTACAGAAAAAAAATATAATAAGATATATAATTCAAATTTAAAAGTTTATGAAGATTTCTTAAATGTTGTATCAAAAGGTAGAAAAATAGATAAAGAAAAATTAAAAACTATTGCAGAAGGTAGAATTTGGACAGGAGATGAAGCTATTAAAATAGGTCTAGCTGATGAAATAGGTGGATTAAATGCAACAATCTATGCATTAGCAGAAGACAATGATATGGATGAATATGCTATTGTAATAGCAAAAGATAAATTTGAATTAGGAAATATTTATAAGAAATATTCAAGATACATTAAGATGGATACAAAAGATTTAATAAAAGAAAAGATTTTTAAAGATTATTTATATAATAAGCCAGTGACATATTTACCTTATGATGTTTTAGATTAAATATTGAATTATTTATAAAATATGTGTATAATTAAGAATATGTAAAAGTTTTAGGAGGATAGAAAGAAATGGTTAGAAAACTAAAAGGAGCAAAAACGGCAGGAGGAAACCAAGCTGATATTGTTAAACAAGCACAAGTAATGCAACAACAAATGTTAGAGGTTCAAGAACAATTAAAATCAAAAGAAGTTAGTTCATCAGTTGGTGGAGGAGCCGTTTCAGTAAAAGTAAATGGACAAAAAGAACTTATAGAAGTAAAATTATCTGATGAAGTATTAAAAGATGCTGCAAATGATAAAGAAATGTTAGAAGATTTAATACTTACAGCTGTTAAAGATGCAATGGCTAAGGCTGATGAATTAGCTGAAGGAGAAATGGCAAAAGTAACAGGTGGAATAAACATTCCTGGTTTATTCTAGTTTAAGAGTAATGTTAATTTAAGTGAAAGGGCTGTTGCAAGTTAAACTATAACAGCCCAATTTTTTTAAGAGGTGTTTATGGAAGAAAATAAAAAATATAGAATTTTAGGAACATTACTTTATTATGTTTTAAGAATAATCTCTTCTACTTTGAAAATAGAAATTACAAATAAATATGAAATTGACATGCAGAAACCACATATATATGGATTTTGGCATAGTAAACTTTTCATAACTCCAATATTTTTTAGGAATGTAGAAAAAAAACTTGCAATGTCAAGTCCAACAAAAGATGGAGAATTAATTTCTGTTCCTCTTGAAAAAATGGGATATATTTTAGTGAGAGGTTCATCTGATAAAAAATCAATTTCAAGCACAATATCACTTTTAAAATATCTAAAAAAAGGTTATTCAATAGGGACACCATTAGATGGTCCAAAAGGTCCAAAAGAAGAACCTAAAAAAGGACTTCTATATCTATCTCAAAAAACTTCTGTACCACTTGTTCCAGTAGGGATTTCATATAGTAAAAAGTGGATATTAAAAAAGACTTGGGATAAATTTGAAATACCTAAACCTTTTTCTAAGGTAAAAATATTTTTAGGTGAACCAATATTAATTAATGAAGAAGAAGATTTAGATAAATATGTAGAAATTGTAAAAAATGGAATTAATAAATTAAACAATCAAATAGAATTTTAAATATATTAATACTCTTAAAAATAAGAGAGTTACATTCCAGATTTTAGGATAAAAATTAAATAGAATGAGCCGAGCAAATCTCAGCATGTTTGAAGCTGACTTGTCAGCAAGTTGGCTGAATTTGCAGCGAATTCTTAATTTTTATCCGTTAAAAAATCTAGCTAGTAACGAACTATTTTTAAGATATTAAATTTTATATATTAGGAAGGGTAAGTGAAGAAAAATGAAAAAGAATTTTTTTGTAAGTACACCAATATATTATGTAAATGGTGATCCTCATGTAGGAAGTGCCTACACAACAATAGCGGCAGATGTTATAAATAGATATAATAAAGCAATGGGAATGGATACTCATTTTATGACAGGGCTTGATGAACATGGACAAAAAGTGGAACAAGCTGCTGAGCAAAATGGTTACACTCCACAAGCTTGGACAGATAAAATGACTCCTAATTTTAAAAATATGTGGGCAGCTTTAGAAATTAAATATGATGATTTTATTAGAACGACAGAAGATAGACATAAAAAAGCAGTAAAAAGAATTTTAGATATGGTTAATGCAAAAGGAGATATTTATAAAGGAGAATATGAAGGGAAATATTGTGTTTCTTGTGAAACATTTTTTCCAGAAAATCAACTAAATGGAAGCAATAAATGTCCTGACTGTGGGAAAGAACTTACAATTTTAAAAGAAGAATCATATTTCTTTAAAATGTCCAAATATGCAGATGCTCTTTTAAAACATATAGAAGAACATCCAGATTTCATTTTACCTCATTCTCGTAGAAATGAAGTAATTTCTTTTATTAAACAAGGTTTACAAGATTTATCCATATCAAGAAATACATTTACTTGGGGAATTCCAATAGATTTTGCACCAGGACATATTACTTATGTATGGTTTGATGCTTTAACAAACTATCTTACATCAGCTGGATTTGAAAATAATGATGAGAAGTTTAATAAATTCTGGAATAATGCAAGGGTTGTGCATTTAATAGGAAAAGATATAATCAGATTCCATGCTATTATTTGGCCTTGTATGTTATTATCTGCTGGAATAAAATTACCTGACAGTATAGTTGCACATGGTTGGTGGACATCAGAGGGAGAAAAGATGTCTAAGTCAAGAGGTAATGTTGTAAACCCTTATGATGAAATTAAAAAATATGGTGTAGATGCTTTTAGATATTATCTTTTAAGAGAAGCTAATTTTGGAACTGATGGAGATTACTCTACAAAAGGTATAATAGGAAGATTAAATTCAGATTTAGCAAATGACTTAGGAAATTTATTAAATAGAACATTAGGAATGTATAAAAAATATTTTAATGATGTAATAGTTTCTTCTTCAGCCTCTGAAGCAATAGATGAAGAAATTAAATCAATGTTTAATGAAGTGATTAAAGATGTTGAAAAATATATGTATCTATTTGAATTTTCAAGAGCATTAGAAACTATTTGGAGATTTATTTCAAGATTAAATAAATATATAGATGAAACTATGCCTTGGGCTTTAGCAAAAGATGAAAGTAAAAAAGATAGACTTGCTGCTGTTATGAATATTTTATGTGAAGGACTATATAAAATAGCATTTTTAATAGCTCCATATATGCCTATGTCTGCTCAAAAAATTTCAAATCAATTAGGTATAGACAAAGATATAACTGATGTAAAATTTGATGATGTAAAAGAATGGAATATTTTTAAAGAAGGACATAAACTTGGAGAAGCAAGTCCAATATTCCCAAGAATTGAAATTGAAAAAGAAGAAGTGGTTGAAACTAAAAAAGAATTAAAAATAGAAAATCCAGTGGATATTAAAGAATTTAATAAAATTGAAATTAAAGTTGTTGAGATTTTAGAGGTTGATAAGGTTAAAGATGCAGATAAACTTCTTAAATTTAAAGTTTTTGATGGGGAATTTGAAAGACAAATAATTTCAGGACTAGCAAAATTCTACCCTGATTTTAAAAAATTAGTTGGTGAAAAAGTTTTAGCAGTAGCTAATTTAAAGTTCACTAAATTAAAGGGAGAAATATCACAAGGAATGTTACTTACAACAGAAGATAAAAATGGAGTTTCACTGATTAAAATTGATAAATCAATAGAAGCTGGAGCTATTGTAAGTTAGTTTTTAAGCTAAAAGGAGTCGCTATGAAAAAAATTATTAGTAAGAAAGACGAAGAATTTTTGGAAAATGTAGAATATTTTAGTGAAATAATAGATAGAATAAATGACATTCAAACTGATAATAATTATTCTGATGAAGAAATGAATAATGATTTAGATGTAGCCCTTTGGAGAGCTTTTGTATATATTAATTTATGGAGTTATAAAGGATATGCAAAAGCTGAAAAAATATTAAAAAGAGTGGAGAAAAAAGGAAGAGAAAACCCTATTTGGTGTTATAGATATGGAGTATCTATTGCAAGACTTAGAAAATATGAAGAAGCTTTAAAATATTTTATATTGGGAACAGAAGTAGACTCTACTTATCCTTGGAACTGGTTAGAGCTTGGTAGAATGTACTATAAATTTGGGGAACTTGACAATGTTTATAAATGTATAGAAAAAGGTTTAGAGCTTGTTCCAAATGACTATGAATTTTTAACTTTAAAAGATGATGTAAAAAATGATAGAGGATATTTTTATTCTATAAATCACTATATAAATGAAGAAGTGGATAAAACAGAAGATAGAGGTTTAGATTTTAGTGATGAAAAAGAATGGAAAAAATTTTTAAAAGAAACTCATTATGGAGAAAAATGTCTTTAAAGGAGGCTTTTATGAAAAAGGTTACTAAGGCTGTCATTCCTGCTGCTGGATTAGGAACAAGAGTTTTACCAGCAACAAAGGCACTGCCAAAAGAAATGCTTACAATAGTTGATAAACCATCTTTACAATACATAGTTGAAGAATTAGTTGCTTCTGGGATAACAGATATTGTGATAATAACAGGAAGAAATAAAAATTCAATAGAAGATCATTTTGATTTCTCTTATGAATTGGAAAACACTTTAAAAAATGATCATAAATCAGAATTATTAGATAAAGTCTCCCATATTTCAAATATGGCTAATATTTATTATGTAAGACAGAATATGCCGCTTGGTTTAGGACATGCAATATTAAAAGCTAAATCTTTTATTGGAGATGAACCTTTTGTTATTGCTTTAGGAGATGATATTATATACAATCCTGAAAAACCAGTTACTAAACAGATGATAGAAAAATATGAAGTATATGGAAAAAGTATAATAGGCTGTCAAGAAGTAGCAAAAGAAGATGTTTCTAAATATGGAATAGCAAAGTTAGGTGATAGATTTGATGAAGCTACTTATCAAATGTTAGACTTTTTGGAAAAACCTTCTTTAGATTCTGCACCTTCAAGAACTGCTTGTTTAGGAAGATACCTACTTTTAGGAAAGGTATTTAAATATTTAGAAGAAACAAAACCTGGAAAAAATGGTGAGATTCAACTAACAGATGGAATACTTGCTATGATGAAAGATAACGAAGAGGTTTTAGCATATAATTTTATTGGTAAGAGATATGATATTGGAAGTAAATTTGGTTTACTAAAAGCTAATATTGAGTTTGGGCTTAGAAATGAAGAAACAAAAGAGGATATAAAAGAATATCTAAAAAATTTAGATATAGAAAAAATATAAAAATAGGGCTATTGCAAATGGGATTATAATGCAATAGCCTTTTTATTACTAGTAATTTATATATATTTTGTTTAACTATTAATGGGAGTAAATAATCAAACTTTTTTATTTTTACTTTATTAAAATAGTTATCAATGGGAGAAGATAATTATTTTAACTAACTTAGTTTATTATTGAGCTGGTAATATTTTTATTTCAACTCTTCTATTTTGTAATCTTCCTTCTTGAGTTGAGTTAGAAGCAATAGGATTTGAACTTCCAAAACCATTTGCAACTATTCTACTAGATGAAACACCTTGTGCTACAAGATATTGTGCAACTGCATTTGCTCTTCTTTGAGATAATTCTTGGTTATGAGCATCATTACCAGTACTATCTGTGTATCCATTTACTTGAATTCTAGTTTCAGGATAGTTATTTAAAGATTGAGCAATTCCATTAAGTGCTGAATAGAAACTAGATGTTATATTAGCACTATCACTTGCGAAAGTAACTCCTCCTGGAAGATTTATTACTAAAGCATTTCCATCTTTTTTAACTTCTGCTTGTGTACCTTGAAGTTTAGCTTTCAATTCTTTTTCTTGGTTATCTCTGTAAGCTCCCCAACCCATTCCTAGAAGAGAACCAACAGCAGCTCCAATTAAAGTTCCTTTTGTATCTTTTCCAATTACTTGTCCTGCAATAGCTCCAAGTGCAGCTCCACCAGCAGCTCCACCAGCAGTATAAGCACCATTACCTGCTTCTAAACCAGTACAACCAACTAATGATAAAGCTAGCATACAACTTGCAATTATTTTTCTATTTTTCATTTTTCCTCCTTATTAAACTAAATCATAATATATCAGCTTATTCTACTATTTTAAGATGAATTTTATATGAATTAGTTTTAAACAAATGGCTAATTAACAATGCTATCAAGCATTATAGTGAATTATAACATTAAAGAAATGCTTTTTCAAGTACCTTAAAATTACTGCTTTTTAAGAACTATTGAAAGTAAATTACTGTATTTATTAAAAGAAACTTCCATTTCAAAATTATTCCATATACCTCTAGCATCATTTGTAGAGTTTAACCTTTCTTTATACCACTCAATAATTTTGTTGCCATCCTTATTAGTTGAGCAATAAATTTCTACTGAATTAATGTTTTCATTCTTATCAAGATAGACATTATAATTTCTAATTTTTAGTTCATCATGAATAGGAATATTTAAAGCATCCAAAATTTTAGGTAACTTACATGAACCCAAATCTGATTGAGCTGATATTCTTACTGTACCATCATCAAAAACTGTTTTATCTACTTCACCTCCTGTAAAATCAATATATAAATAATATAGAAAAAGTCCCAAACAAAATGCTAATGGAATTAATACAACCTTTTTATATCCCTTAGTTGTAAGTAATTTTAAAAAAGCCCACTCTTTTCTCATAATTTCCCCCTTCTTTCCTAATAATTATTATGTTCTACAGTTCATATTATACAACTTTTTAAATTTTTGTAAAATTTTTATAACAAATTCTTTTTGCATTATTTCATTAAATGTTATATAATTAATATTATTATACTTTGCTAAACAAAATAATTTTAGGAGGAGATATGTCAAAAAAAGCATTGTTTATGGTTCACTTTGGGACTACTCATAATGATACAAAAGAACTTACAATAGATAAAATGAATAAAAAGTTTGCTGATGAATTTAAAGATTATGATTTATTTACAGCATATACATCAAGAATTGTTTTAAAAAGATTAAAAGATAGAGGAGAAGTTTTTAGTACACCAATTAGAGTATTAAATTCTTTGGCAGATCAAGGCTATGAAGAATTACTTGTGCAAACTTCTCATGTTATTCCAGGAATAGAATATGAAAATTTGGTAAGAGAAGTAAATTCTTTCTCTAATAAATTTAAAAGTATAAAAATAGGAAAACCACTTTTATATTATATTGATGATTATAAAAAATGTGTTGAAGCATTAGCAGATGAATATGTACCTAAAAATAAGAAAGAAGCTCTTGTTCTTGTTTGCCATGGAACAGACTCACCACTTGCTACTAGTTATGCTATGATAGAATATGTTTTTGATGAATATGGATATGATAATGTTTTTGTAGTTTGTACAAAAGCATATCCACTGATGGATACTTTACTGAAAAAATTAAGAAAAAATGGGATTGAAGAAGTTAGACTTGCTCCATTTATGTTTGTTGCTGGAGAACATGCAAAAAATGATATGGCAGTAACTTATAAAAATGAACTTGAAGAAAATGGCTTTAAAGTAAATCAAGTAATTCTAAAAGGTTTAGGAGAATTTGATGCAATTCAAAATATCTTTTTAAATCATTTAAAGTTAGCTATTGAAAAAGATGATGAAGATATTGCAGATTTCAAAAAAGAATATAGTGAGAAATATTTATAATTTAGTTCCCAATTCATACTTTAAATAAAAAAAGTCCAAGCTATTAAAATTGAATAGCTTGGATTTTTTCTTTAATATATTTTTTCTAGTAAATATATTCTTTCCATATCATGAGTTACTTTTTGATAATCATAAACTTTTTTAATTTCATAAGTTTTTAATAATTCTTTTGGTTCTTCTTTTCCTAAAAATAAAATTATTCTTTCATCAGGAATATTTTTATTTAATAATTTAATTTCTTTTCCTAATCTCCATACATCCTCTATATCAAAAGCTACAGAATATATAGGTGCAGAATTTTCTAAAACTTCTTGGCTAATAGGTATCCTAAATCTTAACAAGTTATTTTGCATATATTTACTTACAAGTATCCATGAAGAGCTAAAATTTACAAGTAACATTGTCAAACCAGTAAAAATTATAACTCTTTTAGCATAACTAATTTCTGTATAGCCTACTGCAAATAAAAATAAGAATAATAAGTGTAAAATAGTGTATAAGAAAAATAAGCCAAAAGAAATTTCTTTTTTATAAAAACCAAAATAAGCTAAGAATCCTAAACTTCCTATTACTACAATAATTAAAAAGACCTGTTGTACTATAAGTAAAGTTTTTTCTCTTTTCCTTAGTTCAAGATAAGGTTTCCTAAAATAATATATACATAGTTGACCAATAGTTATTGACGATGTTAAATATAGCGGTAAA includes the following:
- a CDS encoding tetratricopeptide repeat protein; its protein translation is MKKIISKKDEEFLENVEYFSEIIDRINDIQTDNNYSDEEMNNDLDVALWRAFVYINLWSYKGYAKAEKILKRVEKKGRENPIWCYRYGVSIARLRKYEEALKYFILGTEVDSTYPWNWLELGRMYYKFGELDNVYKCIEKGLELVPNDYEFLTLKDDVKNDRGYFYSINHYINEEVDKTEDRGLDFSDEKEWKKFLKETHYGEKCL
- a CDS encoding OmpA family protein; the encoded protein is MKNRKIIASCMLALSLVGCTGLEAGNGAYTAGGAAGGAALGAIAGQVIGKDTKGTLIGAAVGSLLGMGWGAYRDNQEKELKAKLQGTQAEVKKDGNALVINLPGGVTFASDSANITSSFYSALNGIAQSLNNYPETRIQVNGYTDSTGNDAHNQELSQRRANAVAQYLVAQGVSSSRIVANGFGSSNPIASNSTQEGRLQNRRVEIKILPAQ
- a CDS encoding lysophospholipid acyltransferase family protein, whose translation is MEENKKYRILGTLLYYVLRIISSTLKIEITNKYEIDMQKPHIYGFWHSKLFITPIFFRNVEKKLAMSSPTKDGELISVPLEKMGYILVRGSSDKKSISSTISLLKYLKKGYSIGTPLDGPKGPKEEPKKGLLYLSQKTSVPLVPVGISYSKKWILKKTWDKFEIPKPFSKVKIFLGEPILINEEEDLDKYVEIVKNGINKLNNQIEF
- the galU gene encoding UTP--glucose-1-phosphate uridylyltransferase GalU, producing the protein MKKVTKAVIPAAGLGTRVLPATKALPKEMLTIVDKPSLQYIVEELVASGITDIVIITGRNKNSIEDHFDFSYELENTLKNDHKSELLDKVSHISNMANIYYVRQNMPLGLGHAILKAKSFIGDEPFVIALGDDIIYNPEKPVTKQMIEKYEVYGKSIIGCQEVAKEDVSKYGIAKLGDRFDEATYQMLDFLEKPSLDSAPSRTACLGRYLLLGKVFKYLEETKPGKNGEIQLTDGILAMMKDNEEVLAYNFIGKRYDIGSKFGLLKANIEFGLRNEETKEDIKEYLKNLDIEKI
- a CDS encoding sirohydrochlorin cobaltochelatase; translated protein: MSKKALFMVHFGTTHNDTKELTIDKMNKKFADEFKDYDLFTAYTSRIVLKRLKDRGEVFSTPIRVLNSLADQGYEELLVQTSHVIPGIEYENLVREVNSFSNKFKSIKIGKPLLYYIDDYKKCVEALADEYVPKNKKEALVLVCHGTDSPLATSYAMIEYVFDEYGYDNVFVVCTKAYPLMDTLLKKLRKNGIEEVRLAPFMFVAGEHAKNDMAVTYKNELEENGFKVNQVILKGLGEFDAIQNIFLNHLKLAIEKDDEDIADFKKEYSEKYL
- the sppA gene encoding signal peptide peptidase SppA produces the protein MKILHYLKRFIMFVIKEIFSFFIKLFLFLFIVGIIISAVIKSFEEKPTVAIKNKAYVLINLGDSYNERLLKSNLFEDDSINFYTLLQSIETISYDDRVEGIILKLNGDSLSYAQSEELAQELSMARAANKKIIAYFENVGRKNYYLASYANEIYMPSANSTSVNIYPYFREEFYIKKLADKFGVKFNIIHVGDYKSYMENLANSTMSKEAKEDTVRVLDKNYNNFLDVVSLNRKISRDDLDKIIKDGELVAASSIDLMNNNLIDKYAYWDNVISMVGGKDKIITIQEYAKNYYKEGSMDDSNNIIYVIPLEGDIVESQTEVFAGEENINVSETLEKLNIAKESDKVKAVVLRVNSPGGSALTSDIIAEKVKELAEEKPVYVSMSSVAASGGYYISANANKIFVDRNTITGSIGVVSILPDFSKLITDNGVNIEKISEGEYSDLYSSDSFTEKKYNKIYNSNLKVYEDFLNVVSKGRKIDKEKLKTIAEGRIWTGDEAIKIGLADEIGGLNATIYALAEDNDMDEYAIVIAKDKFELGNIYKKYSRYIKMDTKDLIKEKIFKDYLYNKPVTYLPYDVLD
- the metG gene encoding methionine--tRNA ligase codes for the protein MKKNFFVSTPIYYVNGDPHVGSAYTTIAADVINRYNKAMGMDTHFMTGLDEHGQKVEQAAEQNGYTPQAWTDKMTPNFKNMWAALEIKYDDFIRTTEDRHKKAVKRILDMVNAKGDIYKGEYEGKYCVSCETFFPENQLNGSNKCPDCGKELTILKEESYFFKMSKYADALLKHIEEHPDFILPHSRRNEVISFIKQGLQDLSISRNTFTWGIPIDFAPGHITYVWFDALTNYLTSAGFENNDEKFNKFWNNARVVHLIGKDIIRFHAIIWPCMLLSAGIKLPDSIVAHGWWTSEGEKMSKSRGNVVNPYDEIKKYGVDAFRYYLLREANFGTDGDYSTKGIIGRLNSDLANDLGNLLNRTLGMYKKYFNDVIVSSSASEAIDEEIKSMFNEVIKDVEKYMYLFEFSRALETIWRFISRLNKYIDETMPWALAKDESKKDRLAAVMNILCEGLYKIAFLIAPYMPMSAQKISNQLGIDKDITDVKFDDVKEWNIFKEGHKLGEASPIFPRIEIEKEEVVETKKELKIENPVDIKEFNKIEIKVVEILEVDKVKDADKLLKFKVFDGEFERQIISGLAKFYPDFKKLVGEKVLAVANLKFTKLKGEISQGMLLTTEDKNGVSLIKIDKSIEAGAIVS
- a CDS encoding YbaB/EbfC family nucleoid-associated protein; this translates as MVRKLKGAKTAGGNQADIVKQAQVMQQQMLEVQEQLKSKEVSSSVGGGAVSVKVNGQKELIEVKLSDEVLKDAANDKEMLEDLILTAVKDAMAKADELAEGEMAKVTGGINIPGLF